In Anaerostipes hadrus ATCC 29173 = JCM 17467, a single genomic region encodes these proteins:
- a CDS encoding M14 family metallopeptidase: MIDTVVSVKLPIGEMLRIKRNRLMPDVVTGEEKRICLVSGIYGDELGGQYICGEIIRRIKAEFENLTGIVDVYPAVNPLGLDARTRAVPISDIDYSSAFPGDINGGLEDYTAAKLIEDIKGASCCIDIHSSNIFLQEVPQVRLNNDYDETLLHLSKYMNTDLVWIHPSQTVNEGSLAFTLNQMGIPTMVTESGAAFRIRYEYCRQIIDGIFSVMAELGIWKGKVQGKTKVPFIHEDQIFYLNCESSGLFVSYKRLKDPVKKGEIIGIVQNPLMGATEEEVVAPTDGILMTLREHPSVTEGSLVARVIGGNAL; this comes from the coding sequence ATGATAGACACAGTCGTATCTGTAAAACTTCCGATCGGAGAGATGCTAAGGATCAAAAGAAATCGTCTGATGCCGGATGTGGTGACTGGAGAGGAGAAGAGAATCTGTCTGGTGTCTGGAATCTACGGAGATGAGCTTGGCGGACAGTATATCTGCGGAGAGATCATTCGCCGGATCAAGGCAGAATTTGAGAATTTGACAGGTATTGTCGATGTGTATCCGGCGGTCAATCCATTAGGACTGGATGCACGAACAAGAGCAGTACCAATCTCAGATATCGATTACAGCAGTGCATTTCCAGGAGACATCAATGGAGGTCTGGAAGATTATACAGCAGCTAAATTGATCGAAGATATTAAAGGAGCATCCTGTTGCATTGATATTCATTCTAGTAATATCTTTTTGCAGGAAGTTCCTCAAGTACGTTTAAATAACGATTACGATGAGACATTACTTCATCTGTCAAAATATATGAATACGGATCTTGTCTGGATCCATCCTTCTCAGACAGTGAATGAAGGAAGTTTAGCTTTCACTTTAAACCAGATGGGAATCCCAACTATGGTTACGGAATCCGGTGCAGCATTTCGTATCCGTTACGAGTACTGCCGCCAGATTATAGATGGAATTTTTTCGGTGATGGCAGAACTTGGTATCTGGAAGGGAAAGGTTCAAGGCAAAACAAAGGTTCCGTTTATCCACGAAGACCAGATCTTTTATTTAAATTGTGAATCCAGTGGATTGTTTGTTTCTTACAAGCGATTAAAGGATCCGGTAAAGAAAGGCGAGATCATAGGGATCGTACAGAATCCTTTAATGGGAGCAACGGAAGAAGAAGTGGTTGCCCCAACCGATGGTATTTTGATGACATTAAGAGAACATCCAAGTGTAACGGAAGGGTCCTTGGTAGCCAGAGTGATCGGAGGGAATGCACTATGA
- a CDS encoding cation:proton antiporter, with amino-acid sequence MEEYKFLLDIAIILAMTKSFSLVSKKFNMPPVVGALIAGIILGPVVLNVVSPSDSVLNLAEVGVVVLMFQAGLETDIDELKKSGIPAFVIALCGVLIPLIMGAVLSVIYGNNIMESIFIGVILTATSVSITVEALQDMGHLKGRVGTAILGAAIIDDILGIVLLSIMTSLGGASGFHIQAILKILIQMAAFFAISIIGGVGIKKFFEWLSTYKNPEIERHRRRVPVFALAFCLALAFLAEVFGIADITGAYLAGIILCRLPERFYIYNKIEVLSYMLITPVFFASIGLNVNIHGMTQTLIIFTIILCVIAVISKIAGCGFGALLCKYTKRESVQIGAGMVCRGEVALIVAQKGISVGLLSEVFFAPVVIMVLVTTLLSPIILKMLFAK; translated from the coding sequence GTTGGAGCATTGATCGCGGGAATCATTTTAGGACCAGTGGTCCTTAATGTAGTGAGTCCTTCAGATTCAGTTTTAAATCTGGCTGAAGTAGGTGTAGTTGTTTTAATGTTTCAGGCAGGTCTTGAGACAGATATTGATGAGTTGAAGAAGAGTGGAATTCCTGCATTCGTCATTGCGTTATGTGGAGTATTGATCCCACTTATCATGGGAGCTGTTTTATCCGTTATATATGGAAATAATATCATGGAATCGATCTTTATCGGAGTGATCCTAACAGCAACTTCAGTAAGTATCACAGTAGAAGCCTTACAGGATATGGGACATTTAAAAGGAAGAGTCGGAACAGCAATCCTTGGGGCAGCGATCATTGATGATATCTTGGGAATCGTTTTATTATCAATTATGACAAGCCTTGGGGGAGCATCTGGATTCCATATTCAGGCAATCCTTAAGATCTTGATCCAGATGGCAGCATTCTTTGCGATTTCTATTATCGGTGGAGTTGGGATCAAGAAGTTCTTTGAGTGGCTTTCTACTTATAAGAATCCAGAGATTGAACGTCATAGAAGAAGAGTTCCGGTGTTTGCACTTGCATTTTGCTTAGCACTTGCATTTCTTGCAGAAGTGTTTGGAATCGCTGATATCACAGGTGCATATCTTGCAGGGATCATTTTATGCAGGCTCCCAGAACGATTTTATATATACAACAAGATTGAAGTTTTATCGTATATGCTGATCACACCAGTATTCTTTGCAAGTATCGGTCTGAATGTAAACATTCATGGAATGACACAGACGTTGATCATCTTTACGATCATTTTATGTGTGATCGCAGTGATCTCGAAGATCGCGGGATGCGGTTTTGGAGCATTGTTGTGCAAATATACGAAGAGAGAATCTGTACAGATCGGAGCAGGAATGGTATGCCGAGGTGAAGTTGCACTGATCGTTGCACAGAAAGGAATTTCTGTTGGATTATTATCAGAAGTTTTCTTTGCACCAGTGGTTATCATGGTCCTCGTCACAACACTCTTATCACCGATCATATTAAAAATGTTATTTGCAAAATAA